A window from Gasterosteus aculeatus chromosome 14, fGasAcu3.hap1.1, whole genome shotgun sequence encodes these proteins:
- the macir gene encoding macrophage immunometabolism regulator has product MSVRMEMDINGVSRAHVSIIPASEIKATLKPEADRPRCASTPCSPIRGTVSGYQILHMDSNYLVSFTTGEDLLKLAHKWSEGTPEKGSVPEAMTSSVESAVPKSVDLGLHRSSRICKGKSRHYQPYDIPAANGRRRRRMPSSSDTFLRSLTHGEPAKGLNAPLPLCLLKGKRAQSKSLDYLNLDKITIKESSDTEVLQYQLQHLTLRGERMFTRNKT; this is encoded by the coding sequence ATGTCTGTAAGGATGGAAATGGATATCAATGGAGTGTCAAGAGCACATGTCTCCATCATTCCTGCATCGGAAATCAAAGCGACATTAAAACCAGAAGCAGATAGACCTCGCTGTGCCAGCACCCCATGTTCACCCATCAGAGGTACTGTTTCAGGATACCAGATCCTCCACATGGACTCAAACTATCTGGTCAGCTTCACCACTGGTGAAGATCTACTCAAGCTTGCCCACAAGTGGTCAGAAGGAACACCAGAGAAGGGTTCTGTACCAGAGGCCATGACCAGCTCTGTTGAGAGCGCCGTGCCAAAGTCGGTGGACTTGGGCCTCCACCGATCTTCACGCATCTGCAAAGGTAAAAGTCGCCACTACCAACCCTACGACATTCCTGCTGCCAATGGCCGGAGAAGGAGGCGCATGCCCAGCTCGAGTGACACCTTCCTGAGGTCCCTGACCCACGGGGAGCCTGCAAAGGGTCTGAATGCTCCACTACCCCTCTGTCTGCTTAAAGGGAAGAGGGCCCAGTCCAAGTCTCTGGACTACCTTAATCTGGACAAAATAACTATCAAAGAATCATCAGACACCGAGGTGTTACAGTACCAACTGCAGCACCTCACCCTGCGAGGGGAGCGCATGTTTACCAGAAACAAGACATGA